Proteins encoded within one genomic window of Borrelia parkeri:
- the priA gene encoding replication restart helicase PriA: protein MDKSSKHNFYYEIAFNIPVNRLFFYKYNLKLETGIRVITNFNGKDTIGIIIKRYAKEELKENFKFEIKDIIKVIDENAIIIEHNINLAHWISQKTFSGFGETLFCGLPKISTSNKEIKNNDNKNLSYKLAIQLNEEQNNIYKEIIESNIQNTFYLFGVPGSGKTEIFIKLCENYLEQKKQIIFLIPEISLGYQIIKRIKSNLRTNKVYEYNSKVSNSTKTLIWHKVKNGENLIIIGVKSALMLPFKNLGLIIMDEEHEYTYKSENTPRFHSRHIGFFLQSTFNAKFVMGSATPSLEAYLAMENNQIKKMVLKNKFFDRTFKELKIIDMKKERQIISSELLYSIQKSLIDKRQALIFINKRGYSKTLECRICGYIIYCPHCSFNLIYHKSENKLICHYCNYKTNIINNCPNCNSQDIIYKTYGIQFIETELKKFLPNARIARTDSDLNKKEIIQSINAFENGQLDILIGTQIIAKGFNFKQIKTLGIINADIGMGLPDFRSSERIFAIISQVLGRAARFQSDNTIIIQTKNPDYYPIKYAYEGKYEEFYKEEIKIRKELNYPPFKKIIRIVVRSKKQEAARHKCLEFFEISKELLNDKIEYLGPSKAPMSKISKYYRYNIIYLSKSFNLLEKLIRHTKEKIKLTRDTYIEIDYYPISLL from the coding sequence GATATGCTAAGGAAGAACTTAAGGAAAATTTCAAGTTTGAAATAAAAGATATAATAAAAGTCATTGACGAGAATGCAATAATAATAGAACATAACATCAATCTTGCACACTGGATTAGTCAAAAAACATTTTCTGGTTTTGGAGAAACTCTATTTTGTGGGTTACCTAAAATTTCAACTTCAAATAAAGAAATAAAAAATAATGACAATAAAAATTTAAGCTATAAACTAGCCATTCAATTAAATGAAGAACAAAATAATATTTATAAAGAAATTATTGAATCAAACATACAAAATACATTTTACTTATTTGGTGTCCCCGGCTCTGGAAAAACAGAAATATTTATCAAACTATGCGAAAACTATTTAGAACAAAAAAAACAAATAATTTTCTTAATTCCCGAAATTTCTCTGGGCTATCAAATAATTAAAAGGATCAAATCAAATCTAAGAACAAATAAAGTCTATGAATATAACTCAAAAGTATCAAATTCAACGAAAACCTTAATATGGCATAAAGTCAAGAATGGAGAAAATTTAATTATAATTGGTGTTAAGAGCGCATTAATGTTGCCATTTAAGAATTTAGGGTTAATAATAATGGATGAAGAACATGAATACACATATAAATCTGAAAACACTCCAAGATTTCATTCAAGACACATAGGATTTTTTCTACAAAGCACATTTAATGCCAAATTTGTAATGGGAAGTGCAACGCCATCACTTGAAGCATATCTTGCTATGGAAAATAATCAGATAAAAAAAATGGTTTTAAAAAATAAATTTTTTGACAGAACATTTAAAGAACTTAAAATAATAGATATGAAAAAAGAACGCCAAATAATATCTTCAGAATTGCTTTACAGTATACAAAAAAGTTTAATTGATAAAAGACAAGCACTAATATTTATCAATAAAAGAGGATATTCAAAAACACTTGAATGCAGGATCTGTGGATATATAATTTACTGTCCACATTGTTCTTTCAATTTAATTTACCATAAAAGCGAAAATAAGCTCATCTGTCATTACTGTAATTACAAAACAAACATAATAAACAATTGTCCTAATTGCAACTCACAAGACATCATATACAAAACATATGGGATTCAATTTATTGAAACAGAATTAAAAAAATTCTTGCCGAATGCAAGAATAGCAAGAACAGACTCCGATCTTAATAAAAAAGAAATTATTCAATCAATAAATGCATTTGAAAATGGACAATTAGATATCTTAATTGGAACACAAATCATTGCAAAAGGTTTTAATTTTAAACAGATTAAAACACTAGGTATCATTAATGCAGATATTGGAATGGGTTTACCTGATTTTAGAAGCAGTGAAAGAATTTTTGCAATAATTTCACAAGTACTAGGCAGAGCTGCAAGATTCCAAAGTGATAACACAATTATTATTCAAACAAAAAATCCGGACTATTATCCTATAAAATACGCATATGAGGGTAAATATGAAGAATTTTATAAAGAAGAAATAAAAATCCGAAAAGAATTAAATTACCCTCCTTTTAAAAAAATTATTAGAATAGTAGTTAGAAGCAAAAAACAAGAAGCTGCTAGACATAAATGTTTAGAATTTTTTGAAATATCTAAAGAGTTATTAAATGATAAGATCGAATATCTAGGCCCATCAAAAGCACCCATGTCAAAAATATCCAAATACTATAGGTATAATATAATATATTTATCAAAATCATTCAATTTACTTGAAAAGCTAATACGTCACACAAAAGAAAAAATAAAATTAACAAGAGATACGTACATTGAAATAGATTATTACCCAATTTCATTGCTTTAA
- the udk gene encoding uridine kinase, whose translation MVKIIGITGGSGSGKTTVVNKISEVIPEFVLISQDNYYKSVGDYEYEFLDVNFDHPDAFDNNLFYEHLKKLKENKLIHMPLYDFVNHKRKDETVEIVPTPVVIVEGIMIFVEERVRNLIDLKIYIDTPNDIRFIRRLERDISKRGRTLESVIEQYLSTTRAGYYRFIEPTKEYADLIIPEGGHNDKALYVLSSFLKTLGQESSGFF comes from the coding sequence ATGGTTAAGATTATCGGAATAACAGGTGGATCTGGGAGTGGAAAAACTACAGTTGTTAATAAAATTAGTGAAGTTATTCCTGAATTTGTTCTTATATCGCAAGATAATTATTATAAAAGTGTCGGTGATTATGAATATGAGTTTTTAGATGTTAATTTTGATCATCCAGATGCTTTTGATAACAATTTGTTTTATGAGCACTTAAAAAAACTAAAAGAAAATAAGTTAATTCATATGCCTCTTTATGATTTTGTTAATCATAAAAGAAAAGATGAAACCGTTGAAATAGTTCCAACCCCTGTTGTTATTGTTGAAGGTATTATGATTTTTGTTGAAGAGAGAGTGCGCAATTTGATAGATTTAAAGATATATATTGATACGCCTAATGATATTAGATTTATTAGGAGACTTGAACGAGATATATCTAAGAGGGGGCGTACATTGGAATCCGTTATTGAACAGTATTTAAGTACTACTAGGGCAGGATATTATAGGTTTATTGAACCTACTAAGGAATATGCTGACCTTATTATTCCTGAAGGAGGACATAATGATAAAGCTCTTTATGTTCTTTCATCTTTCTTAAAGACTCTTGGGCAAGAGAGTTCAGGGTTTTTTTAA
- a CDS encoding rhodanese-like domain-containing protein, translated as MMVSYIKLICLIVFLFFYIWFFIVLKMKRTNLVLLEKIKNGAKILDIRSPKEYSKSHYVKSINIPFKDLFAKKDKLGNVETQIIIYGKSFNKSIEAKKILKGLGFNNVFVAGTLKNMPKLPSSKEEVNG; from the coding sequence ATGATGGTTAGTTATATAAAGCTTATATGTTTAATAGTTTTTCTATTTTTTTATATTTGGTTCTTTATTGTTTTAAAGATGAAAAGAACTAACTTGGTTTTACTGGAAAAAATTAAAAATGGTGCAAAAATATTAGATATTAGATCCCCTAAAGAATATAGTAAATCTCATTATGTAAAATCAATCAATATTCCTTTTAAGGATTTGTTTGCTAAAAAAGATAAGTTAGGTAATGTTGAAACCCAAATAATAATTTATGGTAAAAGTTTTAACAAGTCTATTGAAGCTAAGAAAATTTTAAAAGGATTAGGTTTTAATAATGTATTTGTTGCAGGAACTTTAAAAAATATGCCTAAATTGCCTAGTTCTAAAGAAGAGGTTAATGGTTAA
- a CDS encoding YitT family protein: MKKKRNKWTRIKQKIKFIILKILRKQLKNILKDPKLILISTLQITTGSLLMAISTNILYIPHGLLSGGIAGIALMLHYLLNFNLGLTIFILNIPLFIIGIKFLNITFVIQSWIAMALYSLIVNYSQFLQYKMQINDMILVSILAGLISGLGLGLIFRAKGSSGGTDIVSMIIKEKYSISIGTTNFLFNLAVLLIAAAFFNIEIALYTLIASFVTAIMTDKTSTGFGNQKAILIISDKGKEISYLLTNKLKVAATLLEGKGAWAGNDKTIVFIVVPTMRMSRIKYISQKVDPNCFITVLNTNEITGGKKIIESQITNKYDTTT, translated from the coding sequence ATGAAAAAAAAAAGGAATAAATGGACTAGAATAAAACAAAAAATTAAATTCATTATATTAAAAATACTGAGAAAACAGCTAAAGAATATCCTCAAAGATCCAAAATTAATACTAATTAGCACATTGCAAATAACAACTGGTTCACTCTTAATGGCAATATCCACAAACATTTTATACATACCACACGGACTTTTAAGTGGTGGCATTGCAGGAATTGCACTTATGCTGCATTACCTCTTAAACTTTAATCTAGGACTTACAATATTCATATTAAACATTCCATTATTCATTATTGGAATCAAGTTCTTAAATATAACATTTGTAATTCAAAGCTGGATCGCAATGGCTTTATACTCACTAATAGTCAACTATTCACAATTTTTACAATACAAAATGCAAATAAACGATATGATACTTGTATCAATTTTAGCAGGTCTCATATCAGGTCTTGGACTTGGTCTAATCTTTAGAGCAAAGGGATCATCAGGTGGTACAGACATTGTCTCCATGATAATTAAAGAAAAATATTCAATTAGTATTGGAACTACAAATTTCCTCTTTAACCTTGCAGTATTACTAATTGCAGCAGCATTTTTCAATATTGAAATTGCCCTTTACACCTTAATTGCTTCATTTGTAACAGCTATAATGACGGATAAGACAAGTACAGGATTTGGTAATCAAAAAGCAATCCTTATTATCTCAGATAAAGGAAAAGAAATATCTTATTTGCTTACCAATAAATTAAAAGTAGCAGCTACACTACTTGAGGGAAAAGGTGCTTGGGCTGGAAACGATAAAACTATAGTTTTCATAGTAGTTCCTACAATGCGTATGTCCAGAATTAAATATATTTCTCAAAAAGTTGACCCTAACTGCTTTATTACAGTACTCAATACAAATGAAATAACTGGTGGAAAAAAAATTATTGAATCACAAATTACAAATAAATACGATACTACAACTTAA
- a CDS encoding RluA family pseudouridine synthase has product MKKFQKELIVRKDSKRLDIYLSEDLCLFTRSQIKKREVKAFKYHDGIFVAIKLSRPVFVDDKILIEFNEEINLREYVRPLNLPISILYEDINIIVVDKPQGILSHPGISNLENTVVNFLLYHISGLRDNFQEDKIRPGIVHRLDKETSGVMICAKNLKTLNFLSRQFKERFVKKVYIAVVKGIFKIDSGIIETFIDRDRHDRKRFSVHENRGKRALTEYRVLANIGNYSLVALKPKTGRTHQLRVHMKYLNHPILGDSIYARLDKEFKEISLMLHAFKLEINIKEGPLKKFISAFPQRFIDFLSIFYDKETLSMLVNDCIVFLDKF; this is encoded by the coding sequence ATGAAAAAATTTCAAAAAGAGCTTATTGTAAGGAAAGATTCTAAAAGACTGGATATTTATTTGTCTGAAGATTTGTGTCTTTTTACTAGAAGTCAAATTAAGAAAAGAGAGGTGAAAGCTTTTAAATATCATGATGGTATTTTTGTTGCAATAAAATTATCAAGACCCGTTTTTGTGGATGATAAAATATTAATAGAGTTTAATGAAGAAATTAATTTAAGGGAATATGTAAGACCTTTGAATTTGCCTATTAGTATTCTTTATGAAGATATAAATATCATTGTTGTGGATAAACCTCAAGGTATTTTAAGTCATCCTGGTATATCTAACTTGGAGAATACTGTTGTAAATTTTCTTTTATACCATATCTCGGGCTTAAGGGATAATTTTCAGGAGGATAAAATTAGACCCGGAATTGTGCATCGGTTAGATAAAGAAACGTCTGGTGTGATGATTTGTGCTAAAAATTTGAAAACTTTAAATTTCTTGTCTAGACAGTTTAAGGAAAGATTTGTTAAGAAAGTTTATATTGCAGTTGTTAAAGGCATTTTTAAAATTGATTCTGGTATTATTGAGACTTTTATAGATAGAGATAGACATGATAGAAAAAGATTCAGCGTGCATGAGAATAGGGGAAAGAGGGCATTAACTGAGTATAGAGTATTGGCTAATATAGGCAATTATTCCTTGGTAGCTCTAAAGCCTAAAACAGGACGTACTCATCAATTAAGAGTTCATATGAAGTATTTAAATCATCCAATATTAGGAGATAGTATTTATGCTAGATTGGATAAAGAGTTTAAAGAAATATCTTTGATGCTTCATGCTTTCAAACTTGAAATTAATATTAAAGAAGGTCCTTTGAAAAAATTTATTTCAGCATTTCCACAAAGATTTATTGATTTTTTATCGATATTTTATGATAAAGAAACGTTAAGTATGCTTGTTAATGATTGTATTGTGTTTTTAGATAAGTTTTAA
- a CDS encoding diphosphate--fructose-6-phosphate 1-phosphotransferase: MMSVFQKERYKYIPKLPKILENDFQNISVVFGEKTEALGDRDALREIFKNTYGLPVVNFTQGSSNVDFTRVLNVGVILSGGPAPGGHNVVAGIFDAIKKSNPNSEIFGFKGGPSGLLDDKKIEITQDLIDSYRNTGGFDIVSSGRTKIETDAQYEQVLSVVLKNNLNALIVIGGDDSNTNAALLAEFFKKKHHDIQVIGVPKTIDADLRNAHIQISFGFDSATKTYSEMIGNLCRDAMSTRKYWHFVKLMGRSASHVALECALKTHPNICIISEEILAKKKTLSELIRDITSVVVKRSLKGYDFGVVVVPEGVIEFIPEVKSLMIELCSIFDSNKSEFKGLNVEDIRKNFISKLSGYMREVYVSLPLFIQIELVNSVLERDPHGNFNVSRVPTEKLFMEMVNIRLEELRKLGEYSGKFVPIDHFFGYEGRSVAPSNFDSDYCYSLGYNAAILVLNGLTGYMSSVKNLNKNATEWLAGGVPLTMMMHMEERYGVAKPVIKKALVDLKGAPFNEFVKNREEWAVNNLYVFPGPIQYFGVSELVDEVTLTLKLELEN; encoded by the coding sequence ATGATGTCAGTTTTTCAAAAAGAAAGATATAAATATATTCCAAAACTGCCGAAAATTTTAGAAAATGATTTTCAAAATATTAGTGTGGTTTTTGGTGAAAAAACAGAGGCCCTTGGAGATAGAGATGCTTTAAGAGAAATTTTTAAAAATACTTATGGGCTTCCAGTTGTAAATTTTACCCAAGGTTCTTCAAATGTGGATTTTACAAGGGTTTTAAATGTAGGAGTAATTCTCTCTGGTGGACCTGCTCCTGGAGGGCATAATGTTGTTGCTGGCATTTTTGATGCGATAAAAAAATCTAATCCGAATTCAGAAATTTTTGGGTTCAAAGGTGGACCTTCAGGTTTATTAGATGATAAAAAAATTGAGATTACACAAGATTTAATAGATTCTTATAGAAATACAGGAGGGTTTGATATTGTATCTTCTGGTCGAACTAAAATAGAGACCGATGCTCAGTATGAACAGGTTTTGTCAGTTGTTCTTAAAAATAATCTTAATGCTCTTATTGTTATTGGCGGAGATGATTCAAATACCAATGCGGCTTTATTGGCAGAGTTTTTTAAGAAAAAACATCATGATATTCAAGTTATTGGTGTCCCAAAAACAATTGATGCTGATTTGAGGAATGCACATATTCAGATTTCATTTGGATTTGATTCTGCTACTAAGACTTATTCTGAAATGATAGGCAATTTATGTCGTGATGCTATGTCAACTAGGAAATATTGGCATTTTGTCAAGCTTATGGGAAGAAGTGCATCTCATGTTGCTCTTGAGTGTGCATTAAAGACACATCCTAATATCTGCATTATATCTGAAGAAATTTTAGCAAAGAAGAAAACTTTATCGGAGCTTATAAGAGACATAACTTCTGTTGTAGTAAAACGTTCTTTGAAAGGATATGATTTTGGTGTTGTTGTAGTTCCTGAAGGTGTTATTGAATTCATTCCCGAAGTTAAATCTTTGATGATTGAGTTGTGTAGTATATTTGATAGTAATAAAAGTGAGTTTAAGGGTTTAAATGTTGAAGATATACGAAAAAATTTTATCTCTAAGCTTAGTGGTTATATGAGAGAAGTGTATGTATCTTTGCCTTTATTTATTCAAATTGAACTTGTAAATTCTGTTTTAGAGAGAGATCCCCATGGGAACTTTAATGTATCAAGAGTTCCTACTGAGAAACTATTTATGGAAATGGTTAATATTAGATTAGAAGAGTTGAGAAAGCTTGGTGAATATAGTGGTAAATTTGTTCCTATTGATCATTTTTTTGGCTATGAGGGTAGAAGTGTTGCTCCTTCAAATTTTGATAGTGATTATTGTTATAGTTTGGGATATAATGCTGCAATACTTGTTTTAAATGGCTTAACAGGTTATATGTCTAGTGTTAAAAACTTAAATAAGAATGCTACTGAATGGCTTGCAGGTGGAGTGCCTTTAACAATGATGATGCATATGGAAGAGAGATATGGTGTTGCTAAACCCGTTATTAAGAAGGCTCTTGTTGATTTGAAAGGAGCACCTTTTAATGAGTTTGTGAAGAATCGTGAAGAATGGGCAGTTAATAATCTATATGTTTTCCCAGGACCTATTCAATATTTTGGTGTTTCCGAGCTTGTTGATGAAGTTACTTTAACATTGAAATTAGAATTGGAAAATTAA
- the queA gene encoding tRNA preQ1(34) S-adenosylmethionine ribosyltransferase-isomerase QueA has product MDTKEFYFNLPCKLIAQYPSEQRGLSRLMVLDSGNQKIYHNDSINDIFKYINSNTFLVFNDSRVRKSRIYAKTEHGGSIEFLILDRLAGDKFTSLISKAKKQNIGTVYMFPQGLLAQIISKTGNEFIIKFNKCVNESYFEQHGLIPLPPYIKRNYDREDEERYRTIYSKYIGSSASATAGLHFSEELFSKLDENNIEYDFITLHVGLGTFLPVRTKTIEEHKMHFESFSIKNSVALRLEEAKALGKKILAIGTTTLRALESAYDKQKGFVRGEQKTNLFIYPGKGYEFKFVDMLFTNFHTPESTLLMLVSSFGGKDFVFSAYREAVKMNYKFFSYGDATLFLNHM; this is encoded by the coding sequence ATGGATACTAAAGAATTTTATTTTAATCTACCATGTAAGTTAATAGCACAGTATCCAAGTGAGCAAAGAGGCTTGTCAAGATTAATGGTGCTAGATTCTGGAAATCAGAAAATTTATCATAATGATTCAATAAACGATATTTTTAAGTACATTAATAGCAATACTTTTTTAGTGTTTAATGATTCAAGGGTTAGGAAATCGAGAATATATGCCAAAACGGAGCATGGAGGTAGTATTGAGTTTTTAATTCTAGATAGATTGGCAGGGGATAAATTTACATCTTTAATTTCTAAGGCTAAAAAACAGAATATTGGCACAGTCTATATGTTTCCTCAAGGTTTATTGGCTCAAATAATTTCAAAGACAGGTAATGAATTTATAATTAAATTTAATAAGTGTGTGAATGAGTCTTATTTTGAACAGCATGGACTTATTCCTTTGCCACCTTATATTAAGAGAAACTATGATAGAGAGGATGAGGAGCGTTATCGAACGATTTATTCAAAGTATATTGGTTCATCAGCATCAGCTACAGCGGGATTACATTTTAGTGAGGAACTGTTTTCTAAATTGGATGAAAATAATATTGAATACGATTTTATTACACTTCATGTTGGGCTTGGTACTTTTCTTCCTGTAAGAACTAAGACAATAGAGGAACATAAAATGCATTTTGAAAGTTTTTCAATAAAAAATTCTGTAGCGCTTAGACTTGAGGAGGCAAAGGCTTTAGGTAAGAAGATTTTGGCTATTGGAACTACTACTCTTAGAGCATTAGAATCTGCTTATGATAAGCAAAAAGGATTTGTGAGAGGTGAGCAAAAAACTAATCTTTTTATTTACCCAGGGAAGGGGTATGAATTTAAGTTTGTTGATATGCTTTTTACAAATTTTCATACACCAGAATCAACTCTTTTAATGTTAGTCTCTTCATTTGGTGGTAAGGATTTTGTATTTAGTGCTTACAGGGAAGCTGTAAAAATGAATTATAAATTTTTCTCTTATGGTGATGCTACTTTATTTTTAAATCATATGTAG
- the ruvB gene encoding Holliday junction branch migration DNA helicase RuvB — protein sequence MDFGGGPKFLSSDKNFLYDRNESELRPKSLKDFVRQSHIKENLDIFIKASRDRNEALDHVFLSGPPGLGKTTLASIIAFEMNTTIKMTSAPALDKPKDIVGILTTLDDKSILFIDEIHRLKPVIEEMLYIAMEDYKIDWIIGQGPAARTVRMPIPKFTLIGATTKPGKVASPLYARFGIVFRFDLYNEDELVKIIQRNSIILNVKLENKAAWLLAKSSRGTPRVANRLLRRMRDFAQVGGYGLITEGIVSSGLEMLKIDHKGLDEQDRNILRSLILKFKGGPVGVETLAISVGETADSLEDFYEPYLILKGLIERTSRGRKATDFAYFHLNLNKNNHDDLNSGKNGY from the coding sequence ATGGATTTTGGAGGAGGACCTAAGTTTTTAAGTTCTGACAAGAATTTTCTGTATGATAGAAATGAGAGTGAACTTAGGCCAAAATCCCTTAAAGATTTTGTAAGACAATCTCATATTAAAGAAAATTTAGATATTTTTATAAAGGCATCTAGAGATAGAAATGAAGCACTTGATCATGTTTTTTTAAGTGGTCCCCCAGGGCTTGGGAAGACTACTCTGGCTAGTATTATTGCTTTTGAAATGAATACTACAATTAAGATGACTTCAGCTCCAGCTCTTGATAAGCCAAAAGATATTGTTGGTATTTTAACGACTCTTGATGATAAGAGTATTTTATTTATTGATGAGATACATAGACTTAAACCTGTAATAGAAGAGATGCTTTATATTGCTATGGAAGATTATAAGATAGACTGGATAATTGGACAAGGTCCTGCTGCAAGGACTGTAAGAATGCCAATTCCTAAATTCACTTTAATTGGCGCTACTACAAAGCCGGGGAAAGTGGCGTCACCGCTTTATGCGAGATTTGGAATTGTATTTAGATTTGATCTTTATAATGAAGATGAACTTGTGAAGATAATACAGAGAAATTCGATTATTTTAAATGTTAAATTGGAGAATAAAGCCGCCTGGCTTCTTGCAAAAAGTTCAAGAGGAACTCCTCGTGTAGCAAATAGGCTTTTAAGACGGATGAGAGATTTTGCACAAGTTGGTGGTTATGGCTTGATTACAGAGGGTATTGTGAGTTCTGGACTTGAAATGTTAAAAATTGATCATAAAGGACTTGATGAACAAGATAGAAATATTTTAAGGAGTTTAATACTGAAATTTAAAGGTGGACCTGTTGGTGTTGAAACTTTAGCAATTTCTGTTGGCGAGACAGCAGATTCTCTTGAGGATTTTTACGAACCCTATCTTATTTTAAAGGGTCTAATTGAGAGAACTAGCAGAGGACGCAAGGCTACTGATTTTGCATATTTTCATCTAAATTTGAATAAAAATAATCATGATGACTTAAATAGTGGAAAAAATGGATACTAA
- the ruvA gene encoding Holliday junction branch migration protein RuvA, which translates to MINKICGKIVEKRQSSIVIVALPFEFEILVSSFCNAELGLQEDVEILTYLHLREDEIRLFGFLNVSEREVFEKLISVDGIGPKAALRILSGIKYNEFRDAVEREDVKLISNVKGIGNKMAGKIFLKLRGKLIKVNEANSGVLKFKELEQSIVNMGFDRKLVAAAIKEIMLIDEFLMLREVDQEQFLFREILRKLSG; encoded by the coding sequence ATGATCAATAAGATTTGTGGTAAAATTGTAGAGAAAAGACAGTCTAGTATTGTCATTGTAGCACTTCCCTTTGAGTTTGAGATTTTAGTTAGTTCTTTTTGTAATGCAGAATTGGGGTTGCAAGAAGATGTTGAAATATTAACTTATCTTCATCTTCGAGAGGATGAAATTAGACTTTTTGGTTTTTTAAATGTATCAGAAAGAGAAGTTTTTGAAAAACTTATTAGTGTTGATGGAATAGGTCCAAAAGCGGCTTTAAGGATATTATCTGGAATAAAATATAATGAATTTAGAGATGCAGTTGAAAGGGAGGATGTTAAGCTTATTTCTAATGTCAAGGGCATTGGAAATAAAATGGCGGGCAAAATCTTTTTAAAACTTAGGGGGAAACTTATTAAAGTTAATGAGGCAAATTCAGGTGTATTGAAATTTAAGGAGCTTGAACAATCAATTGTTAATATGGGCTTTGATAGAAAATTGGTTGCAGCTGCTATTAAGGAAATTATGCTTATTGATGAATTTTTAATGTTGAGAGAAGTTGATCAAGAACAATTTTTGTTTAGAGAAATTTTAAGAAAGCTTTCAGGTTAG
- the ruvC gene encoding crossover junction endodeoxyribonuclease RuvC — MRILGIDPGLANVGWGILDRKGSRYMYVQDGTVITHPFMSLKDRLKIISDEIIFIIDNFKPDVASIENIYFAKNKKTAISVSEARGAIILTFALKNLDFYEYTPIQVKNSISGFGRIEKVQVKYIIRILLGMKPDFVFTSDHSSDALALAICHGNYHIL, encoded by the coding sequence ATGAGAATATTAGGTATTGATCCTGGACTTGCAAATGTTGGATGGGGAATTTTAGATAGGAAAGGTAGTAGGTACATGTATGTTCAAGATGGAACTGTCATAACTCATCCTTTTATGTCTTTGAAAGATAGATTAAAAATAATTTCTGATGAAATTATTTTTATTATTGATAATTTTAAACCTGATGTTGCAAGTATTGAGAATATTTATTTTGCTAAAAATAAAAAAACAGCTATAAGTGTGTCTGAAGCTCGAGGAGCTATTATTTTAACTTTTGCTTTGAAAAATTTAGATTTTTATGAGTATACTCCAATACAGGTCAAGAATTCAATTTCTGGTTTTGGTAGAATTGAAAAAGTACAAGTAAAATATATTATTCGTATTTTACTTGGGATGAAACCCGATTTTGTTTTTACTAGTGATCATAGTAGTGATGCATTAGCGCTTGCAATTTGTCATGGTAATTATCATATTTTGTGA
- a CDS encoding YebC/PmpR family DNA-binding transcriptional regulator encodes MSGHSKWSTIKRKKGALDAKRNKIFTKLIREISIAAKMGGGDIESNSRLRLAVNKARVSNMPKDNIEKAIKKGIGDNTGAEYFELTYEAYAPHGVALIIKCLTDNKNRTASEVRSVLSKSGGSLGAPGSVSYMFHKKGLISYSLDKYPEDEIMELALEAGAEDIYSEGSQIEVITSAEKFEAISSFLRTKFEEDIAEIALIPENKLSLNKEHMDKVLALIEKLEDFDDVQEVVHNLEIIDEIN; translated from the coding sequence ATGTCTGGTCATAGTAAGTGGTCAACTATAAAGAGAAAAAAAGGTGCTCTTGATGCTAAGAGAAATAAGATTTTTACTAAACTAATTCGTGAGATAAGCATTGCTGCCAAGATGGGAGGAGGTGATATTGAATCTAATTCTAGATTGCGACTTGCTGTTAATAAAGCCAGAGTTTCTAATATGCCTAAGGATAATATTGAAAAGGCAATAAAGAAGGGCATTGGGGATAATACAGGCGCTGAATATTTTGAGCTTACTTATGAGGCTTATGCGCCTCATGGTGTAGCTTTAATAATTAAGTGCTTAACTGATAATAAAAATAGAACGGCAAGTGAAGTAAGGAGTGTCCTCTCAAAAAGTGGTGGTTCTCTTGGGGCCCCAGGTTCTGTATCTTATATGTTTCACAAAAAAGGATTAATTTCTTATAGTTTAGATAAATATCCTGAAGATGAAATAATGGAGCTTGCATTAGAAGCTGGGGCAGAAGATATTTATAGTGAAGGGTCTCAGATAGAAGTGATAACAAGTGCTGAAAAATTTGAAGCTATTTCATCTTTTTTAAGAACTAAGTTTGAGGAAGATATAGCAGAGATTGCTCTTATTCCTGAAAACAAGCTTTCTTTAAATAAAGAACATATGGATAAAGTCCTTGCTCTTATTGAAAAATTAGAAGATTTTGATGATGTTCAAGAAGTTGTACATAATTTAGAAATTATTGATGAGATTAATTAA